Proteins encoded in a region of the Plasmodium falciparum 3D7 genome assembly, chromosome: 1 genome:
- a CDS encoding phenylalanine--tRNA ligase alpha subunit produces MSTNNVEEKKNEELYNLLNILEEEFNLSKIENKNNNKNDDGDDDDVNKREDNNNNEYYKKLKDEKGLDVLINEYTTSLKISKKYNIDHNKVMGMIKKLETLYYIINLIKSFNTYHLSDEGKQYLKEGSPEFIVIKYVIQNNKCTLEDLKKNLGKIGDIGLNTNLKNRTIQLNKADKCLTCNCNLHDIQDFTQIYLDIINQYGHDEELLFAHLKNKNHTKNALNNNEMKNSCKDNNIINNLIQDLKKRKLLEIKKNSYSHVIKTSIFKKDIKKQITDINYLLLKNEEYKKYDIKKYNFFSSGKKINKGNIHLLTKQMRTFKEIFFSLGFEEMETHNYVESSFWCFDALYIPQQHPSRDLQDTFFIKEPETCIDKFVDTEYIDNIKRVHTHGDYGSFGWNYKWKLEESKKNVLRTHTTANSCRALFKLAKEYKEAGCIKPKKYFSIDRVFRNENLDSTHLAEFHQVEGLIIDKNIGLSHLIGTLAAFYKHIGIHKLKFKPTFNPYTEPSMEIYGYHEQSKKWLEVGNSGIFRPEMLRSMGFSEEVSVIAWGLSLERPTMIKYNIKNIRDLFGYKSVV; encoded by the coding sequence taatttgctGAACATACTTGAAGAAGAATTTAATTTGAGTAagatagaaaataaaaataataataagaatgatgatggtgatgatgatgatgttaataaaagagaagataataataataatgaatattacaaaaaattaaaagatgaGAAAGGTTTAGATGTacttataaatgaatatacaaCATCCTTAAAGATAagtaagaaatataatattgatcATAATAAAGTAATGGGTATGATTAAAAAACTTgaaacattatattatattattaatcttATTAAATCTTTTAATACATATCATTTGAGTGACGAAGGTAaacaatatttaaaagaaggTTCTCCTGAatttattgttataaaatatgtaattcaaaataataaatgtacattagaagatttaaaaaaaaaccttGGAAAAATAGGAGATATAGGTCTAAAtacaaatttaaaaaatcgTACGATACAATTAAATAAAGCTGATAAATGTTTAACATGTAATTGTAATTTACATGATATACAAGACTTTACTCAAATATATTtggatataataaatcaatatgGTCATGATGAAGAACTATTATTTGcccatttaaaaaataaaaatcatacGAAGAAcgcattaaataataatgaaatgaaaaattcttgtaaagataataatattattaacaatTTAATAcaagatttaaaaaaaaggaaattattagaaataaaaaaaaattcatatagtCATGTAATTAAAACGagcatttttaaaaaagatattaaaaaacaaattacagatataaattatctattattaaaaaatgaagaatataaaaaatatgatataaaaaaatataattttttttcgaGTGGGAAGAAAATCAACAAGGGAAATATTCATCTTTTAACAAAACAAATGAGAACatttaaagaaatatttttttctttaggATTTGAAGAAATGGAAACTCATAATTATGTAGAATCATCTTTTTGGTGTTTCGATGCTTTATATATTCCACAACAACATCCAAGTAGAGATTTACAAGAtaccttttttataaaagaacCAGAAACTTGTATAGATAAATTTGTAGATACAGAATATATcgataatattaaaagagtACATACACATGGTGATTATGGAAGTTTTGGATGGAATTATAAATGGAAACTAGaagaaagtaaaaaaaatgttttaagAACTCATACTACAGCAAATTCTTGTAGAGCTTTATTTAAACTAGCCAAAGAATATAAAGAAGCAGGATGTATAAAAcccaaaaaatattttagtaTCGATCGTGTTTTTAGAAATGAAAATTTAGATAGTACACATTTAGCTGAATTTCATCAAGTAGAAGGACTTATTATCGATAAAAATATTGGACTTTCTCATTTAATAGGTACATTAGCAGCATTTTATAAACACATAGGTATTCACAAGCTAAAATTTAAACCGACCTTTAATCCATATACTGAACCATCCATGGAAATATATGGATATCACGAGCAGAGTAAAAAGTGGCTAGAAGTTGGAAATAGTGGCATCTTTAGACCAGAAATGTTAAGATCCATGGGATTCTCCGAAGAAGTATCCGTAATAGCCTGGGGACTAAGTCTGGAGAGACCAACAATgattaaatataacataaaaaatattagggACCTTTTTGGATACAAAAGTGTTGtatga